A portion of the Corynebacterium rouxii genome contains these proteins:
- a CDS encoding DUF6923 family protein — translation MNQYFNSIRNRVGQYGLVCLRTATLTKHLTIETLSNYMSKEYGPTIFRKIGAPTNWVYNALAYNPLDGYLYGISRGRIKMLRSISSRSTYDEDPSYPAGHLLKISPVNGTVEDIGPITGIQSQRADTWPNDLWGGITSGVIMADGTYAFSNSSQSGTHNLYILDLSKLANRTARRFMNTNLQSNDYTYSEDASIRRCFQWIYTESVTVAMY, via the coding sequence GTGAACCAGTATTTCAACAGTATTCGGAATCGGGTGGGACAGTATGGGTTGGTATGTCTGCGCACAGCAACCCTAACCAAACATTTAACGATAGAAACACTAAGCAACTATATGAGCAAAGAATACGGACCAACCATTTTCCGTAAAATCGGTGCACCTACCAACTGGGTATATAACGCATTAGCGTATAACCCTCTTGATGGTTACCTCTATGGAATTAGTCGAGGACGTATTAAGATGCTTCGTTCAATATCTTCCCGCTCTACTTACGATGAGGACCCTAGTTATCCAGCTGGGCATTTGCTGAAGATTTCTCCTGTTAATGGAACTGTAGAAGATATCGGGCCTATAACAGGGATTCAAAGTCAAAGAGCCGATACTTGGCCGAATGATCTGTGGGGCGGTATAACGTCAGGAGTTATCATGGCGGATGGAACCTACGCATTTTCTAATTCATCACAGTCTGGTACCCACAATCTATATATCTTGGACTTGAGTAAGCTGGCGAACAGAACTGCTCGACGTTTTATGAATACTAATCTTCAATCAAATGACTACACTTATTCAGAAGATGCTTCCATCAGAAGATGCTTCCAATGGATATATACGGAATCCGTAACCGTAGCAATGTATTAG
- the glf gene encoding UDP-galactopyranose mutase produces the protein MSDFDLIVVGSGLFGLTVAERAASQLGKKVLIVEKRSHLGGNAYSEAEPETDIEIHKYGAHLFHTSNKRVWDYVNQFTAFTDYQHRVFAMHNGTAYQFPMGLGLINQFFGRYYTPDEARELIKEQSAEIDSKDATNLEEKAISLIGRPLYEAFIRDYTAKQWQTDPKELPAGNITRLPVRYNFNNRYFNDTYEGLPVDGYAQWLSNMADHENIEVRLDTDWFEVREDLRAQNPEAPVVYTGPLDRYFDYSEGHLGWRTLDFETEVLNTGDFQGTPVMNYNDAEFPYTRIHEFRHFHPEREDRYPKDKTVIMKEYSRFAEEGDEPYYPINTPSDREMLLKYRELADAETESSKVYFGGRLGTYQYLDMHMAIASALSMFDNKLVDELS, from the coding sequence ATGTCTGACTTTGATCTGATCGTGGTAGGTTCTGGCCTGTTTGGCCTGACGGTTGCTGAGCGCGCTGCTAGCCAGCTGGGCAAGAAGGTACTCATCGTGGAGAAGCGTTCTCACTTGGGTGGCAATGCTTATTCGGAGGCGGAGCCAGAGACGGATATTGAGATCCATAAGTATGGTGCGCACTTGTTCCACACTTCTAATAAGCGGGTGTGGGATTACGTGAATCAGTTCACCGCTTTCACCGATTACCAGCACCGTGTGTTTGCTATGCACAATGGCACTGCTTACCAGTTCCCTATGGGCTTGGGTCTGATTAACCAGTTCTTTGGCCGTTACTACACTCCTGATGAGGCTCGCGAGTTGATCAAGGAACAATCTGCGGAGATTGATTCCAAGGATGCAACTAACTTGGAGGAAAAGGCGATCTCGCTGATTGGCCGCCCGTTGTATGAGGCGTTTATTCGCGATTACACGGCGAAGCAGTGGCAGACGGATCCGAAGGAGTTGCCAGCCGGTAACATCACGCGGTTGCCTGTGCGTTACAACTTTAATAACCGTTATTTTAACGACACTTATGAGGGTCTGCCTGTCGACGGCTACGCGCAGTGGTTGAGTAACATGGCTGATCACGAGAATATTGAGGTGCGGTTGGACACCGATTGGTTCGAGGTACGTGAGGATCTCCGCGCACAGAACCCTGAGGCTCCTGTGGTCTACACCGGCCCACTGGATCGCTACTTTGACTACTCTGAGGGTCACCTTGGTTGGCGTACCTTGGACTTTGAAACTGAGGTGCTGAACACGGGTGATTTCCAAGGAACCCCTGTGATGAACTACAACGATGCGGAGTTCCCGTACACGCGTATTCACGAGTTCCGTCACTTCCATCCTGAGCGTGAGGATCGCTACCCAAAGGACAAGACGGTGATTATGAAGGAGTACTCGCGCTTCGCGGAAGAGGGCGACGAGCCGTACTACCCAATTAACACCCCAAGCGACCGCGAGATGTTGCTCAAGTACCGCGAGCTTGCCGACGCCGAGACGGAGTCCAGCAAGGTGTACTTCGGTGGGCGTCTGGGCACGTACCAGTACTTGGACATGCACATGGCCATTGCTTCGGCATTGTCGATGTTTGATAACAAGCTTGTTGATGAGCTTTCTTAG
- a CDS encoding type IV toxin-antitoxin system AbiEi family antitoxin, translated as MTTTRTGSQIFMRSGQWNELWKEKNVPLRFTNPNISFDGSDRAKAEIEVVDSQGKSLATRNMQIIPWQHDIANLHLPERDSLVLMPCATRTVGRRLTARNIGLADTRGNCDISWPGVMIKIYGQQAVTSARSRQKTAMLFSVRRAQVAAMILTYPWLLSEPVRVIARYSGVSVGTVSNALKVFQKAGYLAETMDGHRLVNAELFLSAWARAYPTGLGADLELLRGKAQQLPPYNLEHLGVKASENAVSDHISDGQSASLYLGEETFLPKVIKELRLVKNPAGTITLRRAFWNTIDVKEIPEAIVYADLLNSDDARLWDVAQIIKAIIFKRARGDWLGGQDG; from the coding sequence ATGACCACTACGCGAACTGGCTCGCAAATATTCATGCGCTCGGGGCAATGGAACGAGTTATGGAAAGAAAAAAATGTTCCACTGCGATTTACCAACCCCAACATCAGTTTTGATGGATCGGACCGGGCAAAAGCTGAAATTGAAGTGGTCGATTCACAAGGGAAAAGCCTTGCTACACGGAATATGCAGATCATTCCGTGGCAGCATGACATAGCGAATCTTCACCTGCCAGAAAGAGATTCGCTCGTACTAATGCCATGCGCCACTAGAACAGTAGGACGGCGGCTTACGGCAAGAAATATCGGATTAGCTGACACACGCGGCAATTGCGATATTTCGTGGCCAGGCGTGATGATTAAAATCTATGGTCAGCAAGCTGTTACTAGTGCGCGATCCCGCCAAAAAACCGCAATGCTTTTTAGCGTGCGACGTGCCCAAGTCGCCGCGATGATATTGACGTATCCATGGCTACTGTCGGAGCCAGTTCGAGTGATAGCCCGATACTCGGGAGTTTCCGTAGGCACCGTAAGCAACGCCCTCAAGGTTTTCCAAAAAGCAGGTTATCTTGCCGAAACCATGGACGGGCACCGACTAGTTAACGCGGAATTATTTCTTAGTGCTTGGGCCCGTGCGTATCCCACAGGGCTGGGAGCAGATCTAGAGTTGCTGCGCGGAAAAGCACAACAACTGCCTCCATATAACCTTGAACATTTGGGTGTTAAGGCAAGCGAAAACGCAGTATCAGACCACATTTCTGATGGACAATCTGCTTCGCTATACCTAGGAGAAGAAACCTTTTTACCCAAAGTGATCAAGGAACTTAGGCTGGTAAAAAACCCAGCTGGAACAATAACTTTGCGACGAGCTTTTTGGAATACGATAGATGTCAAAGAGATTCCAGAGGCGATTGTGTACGCCGATCTTCTTAATTCTGACGATGCCCGCCTTTGGGATGTTGCTCAAATAATAAAAGCCATTATCTTTAAACGAGCAAGGGGAGACTGGTTAGGGGGCCAAGATGGATGA
- a CDS encoding ATP-binding cassette domain-containing protein, producing MTVKNYVELGFYAAGSVNRTLLQEVTDTLDLSLKSEVARLSGGQAQRVVLALANLYSQRVALMDAGRIIAVGKDVLTVERVEKIYNA from the coding sequence ATGACCGTAAAAAACTATGTAGAACTGGGATTTTATGCCGCAGGTAGTGTCAACCGGACGTTGCTCCAAGAAGTGACGGATACCCTCGACCTTAGCCTCAAAAGCGAGGTTGCACGGCTATCTGGCGGGCAGGCACAACGAGTGGTCCTCGCACTCGCCAACCTCTACTCACAACGCGTAGCACTCATGGATGCCGGCCGTATCATCGCAGTGGGCAAGGATGTGCTCACCGTCGAACGAGTAGAAAAAATCTACAACGCGTAG
- a CDS encoding iron chelate uptake ABC transporter family permease subunit, which translates to MNTACSVAQCSSPAHCDGSGGRGDVGDATTVILAGVAVAAFASAAQTYIQQSNIDHVQRIFSWMLGSLNVSKWSTVATVALPVAVCLLVLACAHRQLDVITLGDAEAAALGANPRLIRGVLIATATLGTACVLAPSELPVGVVTPVLHDVSLRLASSEWLTVVGPNGCGKSTLLNIAARVISPTTGEVSVAKLQARTTSPRRWAQHVALMP; encoded by the coding sequence ATGAACACAGCATGCAGTGTTGCTCAATGTTCGTCTCCCGCGCATTGCGACGGCAGTGGTGGTCGGGGCGATGTTGGCGACGCCACCACCGTGATCCTCGCCGGTGTGGCTGTGGCGGCCTTTGCTTCTGCTGCGCAAACCTACATCCAGCAAAGCAACATCGACCACGTGCAGCGCATTTTCTCGTGGATGTTGGGCAGCCTCAACGTGTCCAAGTGGAGCACCGTGGCAACAGTGGCCCTGCCGGTCGCGGTGTGTTTACTTGTGCTGGCCTGTGCCCACCGCCAACTCGACGTGATCACCCTAGGTGATGCGGAAGCTGCAGCTCTTGGCGCTAATCCGCGTCTTATCCGGGGTGTGCTCATTGCTACCGCCACGTTGGGAACCGCCTGCGTGCTGGCTCCCTCGGAACTTCCCGTCGGCGTGGTCACCCCCGTGCTTCACGACGTCTCCCTCCGCCTCGCCTCCAGCGAATGGCTCACCGTGGTGGGCCCTAATGGTTGTGGTAAATCCACGTTGCTCAACATTGCGGCTCGTGTGATCTCGCCGACCACGGGCGAGGTGAGCGTCGCAAAGCTACAAGCGCGCACTACGTCGCCGCGACGCTGGGCGCAACACGTAGCTCTCATGCCCTAA
- a CDS encoding N-acetylmuramoyl-L-alanine amidase — MQQRRRLISRTPKPVTAAIMAITLVGAAAVGVSTNTVLFTQGDAIAPINPELTTSSLADGNNVLVTDPAIVTQGEGQGPKTVKEFHREQPFSQFALTWNGERDIAAFVRGQRPDGTWTEWFDTEPLDYGSDNPNHKKGTDLIYIEPTTAVQVSISGVDLLDPDAANLDAVFIDGGTSDLPENGINLTADSDGMPRVISRAGWGADESLRCSAPEYENRTSAIVIHHTAGSNNYSQNESPGIMRGIYKYHAQTLGWCDIGYHALADKYGNLFEGRYGGLNKSIVGAHAGGFNSNTWAISMMGNYDVVQPPQAMIKSVGELAGWRAKVAGIDPKGYDTHYSEGSSYTFYPYGQAVRLPNIFAHRDVGNTSCPGQYGYAQMDNIRNIAKQKYDSIRSGSGAAAPAAPSAPSNPAPAPAATAGTNPIALLSQGSTPANTGSLVGLAVAAATALGLIGNLNNIGDVPVIGGLKLSQLQPIIGKIVELLGNNDVSRVWRDVNTFADAALGNARSPIAHYASATGTPIDYALFDNGIVISNPETGTNALWGTIGDLWAQQGFEAGPLGLPTSSVFEVDGLQRVNFQHGYITFNPTTSAVDIQVQ, encoded by the coding sequence GTGCAGCAACGACGAAGGCTGATAAGCCGCACGCCGAAACCAGTCACAGCAGCCATCATGGCCATCACCTTGGTCGGCGCAGCAGCCGTAGGCGTAAGCACCAACACCGTGCTATTTACCCAAGGCGACGCCATCGCCCCCATCAACCCAGAGCTGACCACCTCCAGCCTTGCCGACGGCAACAACGTGCTGGTCACCGACCCAGCAATCGTCACCCAAGGTGAAGGCCAAGGCCCCAAAACCGTCAAAGAATTCCACCGCGAACAACCCTTCTCACAGTTCGCACTCACCTGGAACGGCGAACGCGACATCGCAGCCTTCGTCCGCGGCCAACGCCCCGACGGCACCTGGACCGAATGGTTCGACACCGAACCCCTCGACTATGGATCAGACAACCCCAATCATAAAAAGGGCACCGACCTGATCTACATCGAACCCACCACCGCGGTGCAGGTGTCCATCAGCGGCGTTGACCTCCTTGACCCCGACGCAGCCAACTTGGACGCAGTCTTTATCGACGGCGGAACCTCCGATCTTCCCGAAAACGGCATCAACCTCACCGCCGACTCCGACGGCATGCCCCGCGTCATCTCCCGCGCAGGCTGGGGTGCCGACGAATCCCTCCGCTGCTCAGCACCAGAATATGAGAATCGCACATCAGCCATTGTGATTCACCACACCGCAGGATCCAACAACTACAGCCAGAACGAATCCCCCGGCATCATGCGCGGCATCTACAAGTACCACGCACAAACCCTCGGCTGGTGCGACATCGGATACCACGCCCTCGCCGACAAATACGGCAACCTCTTCGAAGGCCGCTACGGCGGACTAAACAAGAGCATCGTTGGCGCACACGCAGGTGGCTTCAACTCCAACACCTGGGCTATCTCCATGATGGGTAACTATGACGTAGTCCAGCCCCCACAAGCCATGATCAAATCCGTTGGCGAACTCGCCGGCTGGCGCGCCAAAGTCGCAGGTATCGACCCCAAGGGCTACGACACCCACTACTCCGAAGGCTCCAGCTACACCTTCTACCCCTACGGCCAAGCAGTACGCCTGCCCAACATCTTCGCCCACCGCGACGTAGGAAACACCTCCTGCCCAGGCCAATACGGATACGCCCAAATGGACAACATCCGCAACATCGCCAAGCAGAAATACGACTCGATCCGCTCCGGCTCCGGCGCGGCAGCACCCGCAGCACCTTCTGCGCCATCAAACCCAGCGCCTGCACCAGCCGCAACCGCTGGCACTAATCCCATCGCGCTACTCAGCCAAGGCTCCACCCCTGCAAACACAGGTTCCTTGGTCGGACTTGCCGTCGCAGCAGCCACCGCGCTCGGTCTGATCGGCAACCTCAACAACATTGGCGACGTCCCCGTCATCGGCGGGCTGAAACTCTCCCAGCTCCAGCCCATCATCGGCAAAATCGTTGAACTCCTTGGCAACAACGACGTCTCCCGCGTATGGCGCGACGTAAACACCTTCGCCGACGCAGCCCTCGGCAACGCCCGCTCCCCTATCGCCCACTACGCCTCTGCCACCGGCACCCCAATCGACTACGCCCTCTTTGACAACGGCATCGTAATCAGCAACCCAGAAACCGGCACCAACGCCCTCTGGGGAACCATCGGCGACCTATGGGCACAACAAGGCTTCGAAGCCGGCCCCCTAGGACTACCCACCAGCTCCGTCTTTGAAGTTGACGGCCTCCAACGCGTGAACTTCCAACACGGCTACATCACCTTCAACCCAACAACAAGCGCCGTCGACATCCAGGTGCAGTAA
- the relB gene encoding type II toxin-antitoxin system RelB family antitoxin, which yields MINPVISLRIGASEKERLDELSRRTGRSGSFYIREALEKHLDELEYVYGVRSEYEAIRRGELETISLDEVERDLLDG from the coding sequence ATGATCAATCCTGTTATAAGCTTACGTATCGGGGCGAGTGAAAAAGAGCGGCTTGATGAGCTATCACGGCGTACCGGTCGGTCAGGATCTTTTTACATACGAGAAGCCTTAGAAAAACATCTTGACGAGCTTGAGTACGTCTATGGTGTTCGCAGCGAGTATGAAGCTATTCGACGCGGAGAGCTGGAGACAATCAGCTTGGACGAGGTAGAGCGTGACCTCTTGGACGGTTGA
- the glpK gene encoding glycerol kinase GlpK gives MNQPQYVAAIDQGTTSTRCIIFDHNGQQVGVGQYEHEQIFPQKGWVEHDPMEIWANTRQAVGTALAESDVSREDIVAVGITNQRETTVVWNKTTGEPIYNAIVWQDTRTNSICSELAQGDPARWQKRTGLLINSYPAGPRLKWILDNVEGARELAENGDLLFGTIDTWLLWNLTGGAEGDNGQPAVHATDVTNASRTLLMDLESLQWDEELCAALDIPMQVLPEIRPSVGNFGQVRARGSLAGVPIRAILGDQQAAMFGQACFRPGDAKCTYGTGLFLLENTGKTPKHSENGLLTTVCFQLEGEKPVYALEGSVAMGGSLVQWLRDNLQIIPNSPAIENLAREVPDNGGVYIVPAFSGLFAPRWRPDARGVIVGLTRFANRKHLARAVLEATAYQVREVIDAMVADSGVELTEMRVDGGMVMNELLMQFQADVLRSDVTRPKNIETTATGVAYAAGLGVGYWDSLDVLRSMNEVDKTWHAKMDADKIDELLAEWNKAVERTYNWEN, from the coding sequence ATGAATCAACCACAGTATGTTGCTGCGATTGACCAAGGAACGACGTCGACACGCTGCATCATTTTCGACCACAACGGCCAACAAGTAGGCGTTGGCCAGTACGAACACGAACAAATCTTCCCCCAAAAAGGCTGGGTAGAGCACGACCCAATGGAAATCTGGGCCAACACTCGTCAAGCCGTTGGGACAGCACTCGCTGAAAGCGACGTCTCCCGTGAAGACATCGTGGCCGTAGGCATAACAAACCAGCGTGAAACCACGGTGGTCTGGAACAAAACTACTGGTGAGCCCATATATAACGCCATTGTGTGGCAGGACACCCGCACTAACTCCATCTGCTCGGAGTTAGCCCAAGGCGACCCTGCCCGGTGGCAGAAACGTACCGGTCTGCTCATCAACTCATACCCCGCGGGCCCTCGACTCAAGTGGATATTGGACAACGTCGAGGGTGCCCGCGAACTAGCAGAGAACGGCGATTTGCTCTTCGGAACCATTGACACGTGGTTGTTGTGGAACCTGACCGGCGGTGCCGAGGGCGACAACGGTCAACCCGCCGTTCACGCCACCGACGTAACCAATGCCTCCCGCACCCTGCTCATGGACCTGGAATCCCTGCAATGGGATGAGGAACTATGTGCCGCGTTGGACATTCCGATGCAGGTGTTGCCAGAGATTCGTCCTTCAGTTGGTAACTTTGGCCAAGTACGTGCTCGTGGATCACTAGCTGGTGTTCCGATCCGCGCCATCCTCGGCGACCAGCAAGCCGCAATGTTCGGACAGGCATGCTTCCGCCCAGGTGACGCCAAATGTACATACGGCACGGGGTTGTTCCTTCTAGAGAACACGGGCAAAACCCCGAAGCATTCCGAAAATGGTTTGCTCACCACCGTCTGTTTCCAACTCGAAGGCGAAAAACCGGTCTATGCCCTTGAAGGATCCGTCGCCATGGGTGGCTCGCTCGTCCAATGGCTACGCGACAACCTCCAAATCATCCCGAACTCGCCCGCCATCGAAAACCTCGCACGCGAAGTACCGGACAACGGTGGCGTGTACATCGTTCCCGCATTCTCCGGACTATTCGCACCACGCTGGCGCCCCGACGCCCGCGGGGTCATCGTGGGCCTGACCCGCTTTGCCAACCGCAAGCACCTCGCCCGCGCAGTGCTCGAAGCTACCGCCTACCAAGTACGCGAAGTGATCGATGCCATGGTCGCGGATTCCGGAGTAGAACTCACCGAAATGCGTGTCGACGGCGGCATGGTCATGAACGAACTACTCATGCAATTCCAAGCCGACGTCCTACGATCCGACGTCACCCGCCCCAAGAACATCGAAACCACAGCCACCGGCGTAGCCTACGCAGCCGGCCTCGGCGTGGGCTACTGGGACAGCCTCGACGTACTCCGCAGCATGAACGAAGTAGACAAAACCTGGCACGCCAAGATGGACGCCGACAAGATCGACGAACTCCTTGCCGAATGGAACAAAGCAGTCGAACGCACCTACAACTGGGAAAACTAA
- a CDS encoding MIP/aquaporin family protein, producing the protein MTALQAFGWEFLGTALLLLLGNGVCAVNSLRTSAGKGTGWVLIAFGWGMAVFVGASVASPSGGHLNPAVTIALAIKGSTPWNLVGGYVLGQFLGAMFGAILCWLTFKQLFDANNIDENGNVTGANRTTGGIFFTGPAHNQNGWNMVTEFIGTCVLLLFIFFGPTGGDLGPMTYFAVAFVIVAIGLSLGTPTGYAINPVRDLGPRLMYAFVLPIKDKGSANWGYAWVPIVGPMLAAVFCGVLATVVL; encoded by the coding sequence ATGACCGCCCTACAAGCATTCGGCTGGGAGTTTTTGGGCACAGCCCTCCTACTTCTCCTCGGTAACGGCGTTTGCGCCGTCAACAGCCTGCGCACCTCTGCAGGCAAAGGCACTGGCTGGGTGCTTATCGCTTTCGGCTGGGGCATGGCGGTATTCGTTGGTGCCTCAGTGGCAAGCCCCAGCGGCGGCCATCTCAACCCAGCGGTCACTATCGCGCTGGCGATCAAAGGCAGCACACCATGGAACCTGGTAGGCGGCTATGTTCTCGGGCAATTCCTCGGAGCCATGTTTGGTGCGATCCTGTGCTGGCTGACATTCAAGCAGCTTTTCGACGCCAACAACATCGACGAAAACGGAAACGTTACGGGAGCTAACCGCACCACCGGCGGCATCTTCTTCACCGGCCCCGCCCACAATCAGAACGGGTGGAACATGGTCACCGAGTTCATCGGCACCTGCGTGCTGCTGCTGTTCATTTTCTTCGGCCCCACCGGCGGCGACCTAGGTCCCATGACCTATTTCGCAGTCGCCTTCGTGATCGTTGCCATAGGCTTGTCACTAGGCACACCGACCGGCTACGCCATCAACCCTGTGCGTGACCTCGGCCCCCGCCTGATGTACGCCTTCGTGCTGCCCATTAAAGACAAAGGATCCGCGAACTGGGGCTATGCCTGGGTTCCGATCGTTGGCCCCATGCTCGCCGCAGTCTTCTGTGGAGTGCTGGCCACTGTAGTGCTGTAG